The following proteins are co-located in the Sulfurospirillum deleyianum DSM 6946 genome:
- a CDS encoding superoxide dismutase — MAITLPPLPYEASALEPYISANTLGYHHGKHHQTYVNNLNNLIQSTPLADEALEAIIFASANVPEKVGIFNNAAQVWNHTFYWSCMKKGGGGVPSGAVAAKIIEDFGSFEAFIEAFKNAGLTQFGSGWAWLVLDNGKLKITKTSNADTPMVHQQKALLTVDVWEHAYYLDYQNKRADYIDIFLKHLVNWDFVNANLKA; from the coding sequence ATGGCGATTACTTTACCACCACTTCCGTACGAAGCAAGTGCCCTTGAGCCTTATATCAGTGCGAATACATTGGGTTATCATCATGGAAAGCACCATCAAACGTATGTGAACAATCTTAATAATTTGATTCAAAGTACACCTTTGGCAGATGAAGCGTTGGAAGCGATTATTTTTGCCTCAGCGAATGTACCTGAAAAAGTAGGTATTTTTAACAATGCGGCGCAAGTTTGGAATCACACCTTCTACTGGAGTTGTATGAAAAAAGGTGGCGGTGGCGTACCAAGTGGTGCTGTTGCTGCAAAAATAATAGAAGATTTTGGTAGTTTTGAAGCCTTTATCGAAGCCTTTAAAAATGCGGGGCTTACCCAATTTGGTAGTGGTTGGGCATGGTTAGTCTTAGACAATGGAAAACTAAAAATTACTAAAACGAGTAACGCTGATACCCCAATGGTGCATCAGCAAAAAGCACTTTTAACCGTGGATGTTTGGGAGCATGCGTATTATTTGGATTACCAAAACAAACGGGCAGATTATATTGATATTTTTCTCAAACATTTAGTGAATTGGGATTTTGTCAACGCCAATTTAAAAGCGTAA
- a CDS encoding methyl-accepting chemotaxis protein, with the protein MRRTIKFQLGLVCCVVVLFALVLGFKTLMEGREKLRNVDDLQAMVTLSSSISLLVHESQKERGASAGFIGSKGQKFSDKVPPQRKLTDKEHQRYKTALQSIALERYPQTLKDKIATIESFLQKLPSIRSRVDALSISVAEEVEYYTLLNQHLLDIVASTAVLSGEPEIVKQLSAYANFLKSKERSGIERAVLSNTFAADKFAPNMFVKLITLISEQTSYIDAFFSTASPKSIAFYNQTMQSPIVQEVEKMRNVAIEKATTGSFGVDATHWFDTITKKINLLKEVDDALANENLETLQSLEKATKKQMMIESSGLIIVTFLILVLLYTTIKDILQAITLSGQKLSHVSSTLDLTYPLLLKSDNEISDTMQEAQKLIHNFKDSIAKAFETSNDSVKASSSLSDVASNLANNITEQNRFIHGIQEEMRLLLEKEHEMQNMSFKTLDDLEQTKAVLETFVTSMSRVVEMISIGAQKQHELGSKANSLAQQATDIKNVLAIIGDIADQTNLLALNAAIEAARAGEHGRGFAVVADEVRKLAERTQTSLSDISTTTNVIVQTIHEVTGETEHISQSFYQLSKETNTLIEQSQHTSQTLSNTIHISNEQSTKHTDVEKTVELFMKHINEVTTLSEKNNTLGETVKEISANLSSKAESANVELKRFRIE; encoded by the coding sequence ATGCGTCGAACCATAAAATTTCAATTAGGTCTAGTGTGTTGTGTTGTGGTGCTTTTTGCGCTTGTTTTAGGATTTAAAACCCTTATGGAGGGCAGAGAAAAACTTCGAAATGTTGATGACCTTCAAGCCATGGTGACTCTCTCAAGTAGTATTAGTCTTTTGGTACATGAAAGCCAAAAAGAGAGAGGTGCAAGTGCTGGATTTATTGGTTCAAAAGGTCAAAAATTTAGTGATAAAGTTCCTCCACAGCGAAAACTCACCGATAAAGAGCATCAGCGCTACAAAACAGCTCTTCAATCCATTGCACTAGAGCGCTATCCTCAAACACTTAAAGACAAAATAGCGACGATTGAAAGTTTTTTGCAAAAACTGCCTTCCATTAGAAGTCGTGTGGATGCTCTTAGTATCAGCGTTGCAGAAGAGGTAGAGTATTACACTTTGCTCAATCAACATCTTTTGGATATTGTTGCATCCACTGCCGTTCTTTCTGGAGAACCAGAAATTGTCAAGCAACTCAGTGCGTATGCGAACTTTCTAAAATCCAAAGAGCGCTCAGGCATTGAGCGAGCTGTCCTCTCCAACACCTTTGCTGCCGATAAATTTGCCCCCAATATGTTCGTTAAACTGATTACGCTCATTTCAGAACAAACCTCTTATATTGATGCATTTTTCAGTACCGCTTCCCCTAAATCTATCGCGTTTTATAACCAAACGATGCAATCGCCTATCGTCCAAGAGGTTGAAAAAATGCGCAATGTCGCCATTGAAAAAGCAACCACGGGTAGTTTTGGAGTCGATGCGACCCATTGGTTTGATACGATTACAAAAAAAATAAATCTTCTTAAAGAGGTGGATGACGCCCTTGCAAATGAAAATTTAGAAACCCTCCAGTCCCTTGAGAAGGCGACAAAAAAACAGATGATGATTGAAAGTTCTGGATTGATTATTGTCACATTTTTGATTCTTGTTTTATTGTACACGACCATTAAAGATATTCTCCAAGCCATTACCCTCTCAGGGCAAAAGCTCTCACACGTCTCCTCCACGCTGGATTTAACCTATCCGCTTCTGCTCAAAAGTGATAACGAAATCTCCGATACGATGCAAGAAGCACAAAAACTGATTCATAATTTTAAAGACTCTATCGCCAAAGCGTTTGAGACATCCAACGATAGTGTAAAAGCGAGTAGCTCCCTTAGTGATGTTGCTTCCAACCTTGCCAACAACATTACCGAACAAAACAGATTTATTCATGGCATTCAAGAAGAGATGCGTCTTCTTCTTGAAAAAGAGCATGAAATGCAAAACATGTCTTTTAAAACTTTAGACGATTTAGAGCAAACCAAAGCGGTACTTGAAACTTTTGTCACGAGTATGAGTAGGGTTGTTGAAATGATTTCGATTGGCGCTCAAAAACAGCACGAATTAGGGAGTAAAGCCAACTCCCTTGCCCAACAAGCAACCGATATTAAAAATGTGTTGGCTATTATCGGGGATATTGCGGATCAAACCAATCTCTTAGCGCTCAATGCGGCGATTGAAGCGGCACGTGCGGGGGAACATGGACGTGGCTTTGCCGTGGTTGCCGATGAAGTGAGAAAACTAGCAGAACGTACCCAAACTTCTTTGAGCGATATTAGCACCACCACCAATGTGATTGTGCAAACCATTCATGAGGTAACAGGCGAAACGGAACATATTTCACAGTCATTTTACCAACTTTCCAAAGAGACCAACACGCTCATTGAACAGTCTCAACACACCTCTCAAACCCTAAGCAACACCATTCACATCTCCAATGAACAGAGTACAAAGCATACCGATGTCGAAAAAACTGTGGAACTCTTTATGAAACATATCAATGAAGTCACGACGTTATCGGAGAAAAACAACACGTTAGGTGAAACGGTTAAAGAGATTTCCGCTAATCTCTCTTCTAAAGCAGAAAGTGCCAATGTGGAACTTAAACGCTTTCGTATTGAATAG
- the mscL gene encoding large conductance mechanosensitive channel protein MscL, whose protein sequence is MLKEFKNFLIKGNVIDMAVGFIFGAAFATVVKSLVSNIIMPPVGLLLGNVDFSSLFIALDGKEYVSLADLEKAGAPAIKLGVFFNDFTSFIILGFVMFMMIKGYAKIAPKEEPLPTTKVCAECAMSIPLGAKKCPHCLSEQA, encoded by the coding sequence ATGTTAAAAGAGTTTAAAAACTTTCTCATCAAGGGCAATGTCATTGATATGGCAGTGGGGTTTATTTTTGGTGCAGCGTTTGCAACGGTTGTGAAATCTTTGGTGAGTAATATCATTATGCCACCAGTAGGTCTACTGCTTGGCAATGTCGATTTTTCGTCTTTATTTATTGCTTTAGATGGAAAAGAGTATGTTTCCTTAGCCGATTTGGAAAAAGCGGGTGCTCCAGCGATTAAGTTAGGTGTTTTTTTTAACGATTTCACCTCTTTTATCATTCTAGGATTTGTCATGTTTATGATGATTAAGGGGTATGCAAAAATAGCCCCTAAAGAAGAGCCTTTGCCCACAACCAAAGTCTGCGCTGAATGTGCGATGAGCATTCCTTTGGGTGCTAAAAAATGCCCTCACTGTTTGAGTGAACAAGCCTAG